One stretch of Roseimicrobium sp. ORNL1 DNA includes these proteins:
- a CDS encoding YebC/PmpR family DNA-binding transcriptional regulator produces the protein MGAQWKQKWRELAADQKGKIVGKLTREIQVATKLGGPNPEFNARLAAAIAVAKKQSVTRDTIERAIAKGSGTGADAVQYHTVVYEGFTPHRVPVIVECLTDNNNRTSTEIKMLFKAGNLGTPGSVGWMFEHCGLVEAHHPDTSTDIETAALEADADNVEPLELDDEELSHHIGARFFCPTTKLDAVTKALKSAGWIVTTSELHYHPKECPPLTDAQREEVTNFLQSLDGHADVHRVYAAIA, from the coding sequence ATGGGTGCACAATGGAAACAGAAATGGCGTGAACTGGCGGCAGACCAGAAGGGCAAGATTGTCGGCAAGCTGACGCGTGAAATCCAGGTGGCCACCAAGTTGGGTGGCCCCAACCCGGAGTTCAATGCGCGCCTCGCGGCCGCCATCGCCGTGGCCAAGAAGCAGAGTGTCACGCGCGACACCATTGAGCGTGCCATCGCCAAGGGCTCCGGTACCGGGGCGGACGCGGTGCAGTACCACACGGTCGTTTACGAAGGTTTCACCCCGCATCGTGTGCCGGTGATTGTCGAGTGCCTGACGGACAACAACAACCGCACCTCGACGGAAATCAAAATGCTCTTCAAGGCGGGTAACCTGGGCACCCCGGGTTCAGTCGGTTGGATGTTTGAGCATTGCGGACTGGTGGAGGCGCACCATCCCGATACCTCCACGGACATTGAAACCGCCGCGCTCGAAGCGGACGCGGACAATGTGGAGCCGCTGGAACTGGATGACGAGGAGCTGTCCCATCACATCGGTGCACGCTTCTTCTGCCCGACCACGAAGCTCGATGCGGTGACCAAGGCGCTGAAGAGCGCCGGCTGGATCGTGACGACTTCAGAGCTGCACTACCATCCCAAGGAGTGCCCGCCACTCACGGATGCCCAGCGCGAGGAAGTGACCAATTTCCTGCAATCGCTCGATGGCCACGCGGATGTGCACCGCGTGTATGCGGCGATTGCGTAA
- a CDS encoding peptidylprolyl isomerase, which produces MKLSRCCLTLAALFTAVSLQAQSQAQSQSAPTPKTDTGSPRSTVSGASDAVGPTSVGATKKSTSSSKPVSATKKDAAAAAKPTKEQLNEVHTVAVMVVEFGGEEHQIMFELLGKDAPQTVQNFVSNVEKGIYPGMAFHRAVDDYLVQTGDPVSKDNEARDNWGLSQEYTIPGEFKLPHVTGAVAMARRGDKLNPKRQSDGTQFYFVLGNMSALNGQYTVFGQVFSGLDALKKLSRVATDSNDTPLERVEIKSLKITEQKGPLVSLNSKGKKSIIKSEAGMNGLEKFIYRVW; this is translated from the coding sequence ATGAAGTTGTCCCGTTGCTGCCTGACCCTCGCCGCTCTGTTTACAGCGGTCTCACTCCAAGCCCAAAGCCAGGCCCAGTCCCAGTCCGCTCCCACGCCGAAAACCGACACGGGCTCCCCGAGGAGCACCGTCTCCGGAGCCTCCGACGCGGTGGGTCCCACATCGGTAGGCGCCACCAAGAAGAGCACCAGCTCCTCCAAGCCCGTAAGCGCCACCAAGAAGGACGCTGCCGCCGCAGCCAAGCCCACCAAGGAGCAGCTCAATGAAGTCCATACCGTGGCCGTGATGGTCGTGGAATTCGGTGGTGAGGAACACCAGATCATGTTCGAGCTTCTCGGCAAGGACGCTCCGCAGACGGTCCAGAACTTTGTGAGCAACGTGGAAAAGGGCATCTACCCCGGCATGGCCTTCCACCGCGCCGTGGATGACTATCTCGTTCAGACCGGCGACCCCGTGAGCAAGGACAATGAGGCTCGCGACAACTGGGGCCTCAGCCAGGAGTACACCATTCCGGGCGAATTCAAGCTTCCCCACGTCACCGGTGCCGTGGCCATGGCCCGTCGCGGTGATAAGCTGAACCCCAAGCGCCAGAGCGATGGCACCCAGTTCTACTTCGTGCTTGGCAACATGTCCGCTCTGAACGGCCAGTACACCGTGTTCGGTCAGGTGTTTTCCGGCCTCGATGCCCTGAAGAAACTCTCCCGGGTGGCGACTGATTCCAATGACACTCCGCTGGAGCGTGTGGAGATCAAGAGCCTGAAAATCACGGAGCAGAAGGGACCGCTGGTCAGCCTGAACAGCAAAGGAAAGAAGAGCATCATCAAGAGCGAAGCCGGCATGAACGGCCTTGAGAAGTTCATTTACCGCGTGTGGTAA
- a CDS encoding protein kinase → MSQNRYEVLGKIAEGGLGSVYKAYDRNLRREVALKRVRADTPEEADRQADQLFEEARTISTLQHPHIVTVFDVGKDVEGAYIVMELLKGETLEDIIQRGALNEGDFRELVAQSLEGMIAAHATGLIHLDIKPQNFMVIWLPSGKFQIKILDFGLAKIAHQPHIQEVDADGSILGSIYFMAPEQFERSPVDARTDLYSLGCVYYFALTQQYPFQGETAPEVMASHLYHSRVPLDQIRPDLPRALTAWVEWLMMRDPNERPVLASQAFEWFQAGQVPNMPADQPFTDDGTVAMAVQEDEEYIAEALPEEDGGQSHTSSQSVPRYVRPGSGTASGPLRPVAPRPTRPVARTPSGAVGARPAPRPLIRPVNIAAAMAPEHLRHKEPLPKWLTLWTPIGVAVLVVGFLAFNFISTAREQSRFDALVAMEKPQGSVSDVNLLLKFLEEPGTSPQAGEALKKLEGSDTINTLISRHVSSAKSDLARKNLALAIAARGVTEAAEPLIRQLPKVQDREARIAIWQALSRIAAPIHVPDMLTNLKGGDSNELKAAENALVYAAAQEPNADNASSPILQAFRSNTGDDDVRATYIRVLSRLGGRDSLKDVTTALENTNPQIRNSAAISLADWPNAEPIPALKEFIPNAKDPYIRTNAINSLGTLAALSGETPQEEIAQALITARSNTKDSRELSAILSALERVASPEARDYLQQVATTEPRSKQQAEAAVKKITALLENEVPITGSATVLPVEKAVLTPGPLKVQDGAITNWFGLADQVSWLVKVEQPGEYEVQISQAYPGTKPGLYTVSFGSKLFPRQVEISPQPKNISLGRARIPVPGHYRLWIRPKQIAPGDQLMRVDKMVLTKTGS, encoded by the coding sequence ATGAGCCAAAATCGCTACGAAGTCCTTGGAAAAATTGCCGAAGGTGGCCTCGGCAGCGTCTACAAGGCGTACGACAGAAACCTTCGCCGTGAAGTCGCCCTGAAACGGGTGCGAGCAGACACCCCGGAGGAGGCGGACCGTCAGGCGGATCAATTGTTTGAGGAGGCTCGCACGATTTCCACACTGCAGCATCCCCACATCGTCACCGTCTTCGACGTGGGCAAGGATGTGGAAGGCGCCTACATCGTGATGGAGTTGCTCAAGGGGGAAACTCTTGAGGACATCATCCAGCGTGGCGCGCTCAATGAAGGTGACTTCCGGGAACTCGTCGCCCAATCCCTGGAAGGCATGATCGCCGCTCATGCCACCGGCCTGATTCACCTGGATATCAAGCCGCAGAACTTCATGGTCATCTGGCTGCCGAGCGGCAAATTCCAGATCAAGATCCTGGACTTCGGTCTCGCGAAGATCGCGCACCAGCCCCACATTCAGGAGGTGGATGCGGATGGCTCGATTCTGGGCAGCATCTATTTCATGGCGCCCGAGCAGTTTGAGCGCTCGCCCGTGGACGCCCGCACGGACCTGTATTCGCTGGGTTGCGTCTATTACTTCGCCCTCACCCAGCAGTACCCCTTCCAGGGAGAGACCGCTCCGGAAGTGATGGCCAGCCACCTTTACCACAGTCGCGTGCCACTGGACCAGATCCGGCCGGATCTGCCGCGGGCACTCACCGCCTGGGTGGAGTGGCTGATGATGCGCGATCCCAATGAGCGTCCCGTTCTTGCCAGCCAGGCCTTCGAATGGTTCCAGGCCGGACAGGTGCCCAACATGCCGGCGGATCAGCCCTTCACCGACGATGGCACCGTGGCCATGGCTGTGCAGGAGGACGAAGAATACATTGCCGAAGCCCTGCCGGAGGAAGATGGCGGCCAGTCGCATACTTCGTCCCAGTCCGTTCCCCGGTACGTTCGACCAGGCAGCGGCACCGCTTCGGGTCCCCTGCGTCCCGTCGCGCCGCGCCCCACGCGACCGGTCGCTCGCACTCCTTCCGGTGCGGTAGGTGCGCGGCCAGCTCCACGGCCGTTGATTCGCCCGGTGAACATCGCCGCGGCCATGGCTCCGGAGCATCTGCGGCACAAGGAGCCGCTGCCGAAGTGGCTCACTCTCTGGACCCCGATCGGCGTCGCCGTCCTCGTGGTCGGCTTCCTTGCTTTCAACTTCATCTCCACCGCCCGCGAGCAAAGTCGCTTCGATGCCCTGGTGGCCATGGAAAAGCCACAGGGATCCGTCAGTGACGTGAATCTCCTTCTCAAATTCCTGGAGGAACCCGGCACCAGCCCCCAGGCCGGTGAAGCCCTCAAGAAACTGGAAGGCAGCGACACGATCAATACGCTCATCTCCCGCCACGTGTCGTCAGCCAAGTCTGACCTCGCACGCAAGAACCTGGCCCTGGCGATTGCGGCCCGTGGGGTGACAGAAGCGGCGGAACCATTGATTCGCCAGCTCCCCAAAGTGCAGGACCGCGAGGCCCGCATCGCCATCTGGCAGGCCCTGTCGCGCATCGCTGCTCCCATCCATGTGCCTGACATGCTGACCAACCTGAAAGGCGGGGATTCCAATGAGCTCAAAGCAGCTGAGAACGCCCTGGTCTACGCAGCAGCCCAGGAGCCAAATGCAGACAACGCCAGCAGCCCCATCCTGCAGGCCTTCCGCAGTAATACCGGTGACGACGATGTGCGCGCCACCTACATCCGGGTGCTGAGCAGGCTCGGAGGCCGGGACTCCCTCAAGGACGTCACAACCGCGCTGGAGAACACCAATCCCCAGATTCGCAACTCGGCGGCCATCTCCCTGGCAGACTGGCCGAATGCGGAACCCATCCCCGCGCTCAAGGAATTCATTCCCAATGCGAAGGATCCCTACATCCGCACGAATGCCATCAACAGCCTCGGCACCCTCGCCGCGCTTTCGGGTGAGACTCCGCAGGAAGAAATTGCACAGGCGCTCATCACCGCCCGCAGCAATACGAAGGACAGTCGCGAACTCAGCGCCATCCTGAGCGCCTTGGAGCGCGTGGCCTCGCCTGAAGCTCGTGACTACCTCCAGCAGGTGGCCACCACGGAACCCCGCAGCAAGCAACAGGCAGAAGCTGCTGTGAAAAAGATCACTGCCCTTCTGGAAAACGAAGTACCGATCACTGGAAGTGCCACCGTGCTCCCCGTGGAGAAGGCAGTGCTCACCCCCGGACCGCTCAAGGTACAGGACGGCGCCATCACCAACTGGTTCGGCCTCGCCGACCAGGTGAGCTGGCTTGTGAAAGTGGAACAGCCGGGTGAATACGAAGTGCAGATCAGCCAGGCCTACCCCGGCACCAAGCCAGGCCTGTACACGGTCAGCTTCGGCAGCAAGCTCTTCCCCCGCCAGGTGGAAATCTCACCCCAACCGAAGAACATCTCCCTCGGCAGGGCACGCATTCCCGTTCCCGGCCACTACCGCCTCTGGATCCGCCCCAAGCAAATCGCTCCGGGAGACCAGCTCATGCGCGTAGACAAGATGGTGCTCACGAAGACAGGGAGTTAG
- a CDS encoding nuclear transport factor 2 family protein — protein MIRLELLLTLLTLACITSLSAQQPAAPAPAPTPAPSVAQPVVDTPPAATPAPAPATPAAPGAAPAAAAQPTLEKLAAENPNHEQLRVLRDGIMDAMNRKDMESLVSFLHPSVVFTTMNGDVARGRQGIREYYNKMMVGPNRVVDSVTVKLIADELTALYLNDSMGICHGSTQDVYTLKGGQRLDINARWTATMIKEDGKWLVVAIHYSTNMFDNPVLTAVQKTMMMVGMGCAVVGLLLGMMIGRKTGGRR, from the coding sequence ATGATCCGCCTCGAGCTCCTCCTCACTCTGCTTACGCTGGCCTGCATCACCAGCCTCTCTGCCCAGCAACCCGCCGCCCCAGCGCCAGCTCCCACGCCTGCGCCGTCTGTCGCGCAACCCGTGGTAGACACTCCCCCCGCAGCCACCCCGGCTCCCGCGCCCGCTACACCAGCAGCACCCGGTGCGGCTCCAGCTGCTGCAGCACAGCCTACGCTCGAAAAACTCGCCGCGGAAAATCCCAACCATGAGCAGCTCCGTGTGCTGCGCGATGGCATCATGGACGCCATGAACCGCAAGGACATGGAAAGCCTCGTGAGCTTCCTGCATCCCTCGGTCGTCTTCACCACCATGAATGGCGACGTGGCCCGCGGTCGCCAGGGCATCCGCGAGTATTACAACAAGATGATGGTCGGCCCCAATCGTGTGGTCGACAGCGTGACGGTGAAGCTTATCGCCGATGAACTCACCGCCCTGTATCTGAATGACAGCATGGGCATCTGCCACGGCTCCACTCAGGATGTGTACACCCTGAAGGGTGGCCAGCGCCTGGACATCAATGCGCGCTGGACGGCCACCATGATCAAGGAGGACGGCAAGTGGCTCGTGGTCGCGATTCACTACTCCACCAACATGTTCGACAACCCCGTGCTCACCGCCGTGCAGAAGACGATGATGATGGTCGGCATGGGCTGCGCCGTCGTGGGTCTCCTGCTGGGAATGATGATTGGCCGGAAGACCGGCGGTCGTCGCTGA
- a CDS encoding Rieske 2Fe-2S domain-containing protein — MTPPFPELDWHEPLPLHGWFLVAPSRQLKRGAVTTFDLSDLSLVVFRGEDDVVRAVQAHCPHMGTHLAHSSVHGSSLQCPLHHWRFECGSSGTSPGCAGPGASALLQPRPALHSYAVREACGAIWVTPRSESSAQPFPFFDGVSPDSLVYKQGTPVFLRCPWQAVVANAFDLNHFQTVHARALHGTPTIDDQGHRLEFRYVSKVTGDELADRIMRKVSGNSIDVTIHCWEGSVLTVKTRTQRRETFLWLSFLPVEGGTVVKPVYAVPRGSAPLLARLRVQVAGWLFHAFLKKDIRILERMRFSPRLTPEEDPYLCKYLSFAARQGSGSIPQPHSPQPL, encoded by the coding sequence ATGACGCCCCCCTTCCCCGAACTCGACTGGCATGAGCCTCTGCCGCTGCACGGCTGGTTCCTCGTCGCGCCGTCGCGTCAGTTGAAGCGTGGCGCGGTCACCACCTTCGACCTGTCCGACCTGTCTCTCGTGGTGTTTCGCGGAGAAGACGACGTCGTGCGCGCCGTGCAAGCCCACTGCCCGCACATGGGCACGCATCTGGCCCACAGCTCCGTGCACGGGTCCTCGCTGCAATGTCCCCTGCACCACTGGCGTTTCGAATGCGGCAGCAGTGGCACCTCCCCTGGCTGCGCTGGCCCCGGAGCCTCCGCGCTCCTGCAGCCACGCCCCGCGCTCCACTCCTACGCCGTGCGGGAAGCCTGCGGTGCCATCTGGGTCACTCCGCGCTCCGAGTCCAGCGCCCAGCCCTTCCCCTTCTTCGACGGCGTCTCACCAGACTCGCTCGTGTACAAACAGGGCACGCCCGTCTTCCTCCGCTGTCCCTGGCAGGCCGTGGTGGCGAACGCTTTTGACCTCAATCATTTCCAGACCGTCCACGCCCGCGCCCTGCACGGCACCCCGACCATCGATGACCAAGGGCACCGCCTGGAGTTTCGCTATGTCTCCAAGGTGACCGGCGACGAATTGGCGGACCGCATCATGCGCAAGGTGTCCGGCAATTCCATCGATGTGACGATTCACTGCTGGGAGGGCTCGGTACTCACGGTGAAGACACGCACCCAGCGCCGGGAGACCTTCCTGTGGCTCAGCTTCCTCCCCGTGGAGGGCGGCACCGTGGTGAAACCCGTGTACGCCGTGCCTCGTGGGTCCGCACCCCTGCTGGCCCGGCTCCGCGTGCAGGTGGCCGGATGGCTTTTCCACGCGTTCCTGAAGAAGGATATCCGCATTTTGGAACGGATGCGCTTTTCTCCGAGGCTGACACCGGAGGAAGATCCGTATCTTTGCAAGTATTTGAGCTTTGCCGCACGCCAAGGCTCCGGTAGCATCCCCCAACCTCACTCCCCGCAGCCGCTATGA
- a CDS encoding L,D-transpeptidase: protein MKVPCRPLVLFTGLLAALLLTQCADTKHRMVVSVAQQRIAVFSEGKPIAVFPVSTSKFGLGDYPGSNFTPLGRFKIAKKVGDGLPPGAKLKDRRFTGEIVPVNAPGRDPIVSRILWLKGMEPQNARAYDRYIYIHGTAEERTLGTPASYGCVRMASRDVIWLYDVVGKGARVDILPGPLPPVNALPR from the coding sequence ATGAAAGTCCCCTGCCGCCCGCTTGTCCTTTTCACCGGCCTCCTCGCTGCGCTGCTCCTGACCCAGTGCGCGGACACGAAGCACCGCATGGTGGTGAGCGTGGCCCAGCAGCGCATCGCCGTTTTTAGCGAGGGAAAACCCATTGCCGTGTTTCCCGTGAGCACGTCCAAGTTCGGCCTTGGGGACTATCCCGGCTCCAACTTCACCCCGCTGGGCCGCTTCAAGATCGCGAAGAAAGTCGGTGATGGCCTGCCTCCCGGCGCCAAGCTGAAGGACCGCCGGTTCACCGGTGAGATCGTCCCGGTAAATGCCCCGGGCCGCGACCCGATTGTGAGCCGCATCCTGTGGTTGAAGGGCATGGAGCCGCAAAACGCCCGCGCCTACGACCGCTACATCTACATCCACGGCACGGCGGAGGAACGCACCCTCGGCACCCCTGCCAGCTACGGTTGCGTCCGCATGGCTTCACGGGATGTGATCTGGCTGTACGACGTGGTGGGCAAAGGCGCCCGTGTGGACATTCTCCCCGGGCCGCTGCCGCCGGTGAATGCCCTGCCCAGGTAA
- a CDS encoding glycine--tRNA ligase: MPEDKKDTASMEKLVSLCKRRGFIYQSSEIYGGIAGFWDYGPLGSELKRNLRDTWWRAMTREREDVVGLDATIIMHPNIWKASGHVDTFSDPMSDCLLTKKRFRSDHVDLQSGMVYRFTGATGAEDTKSDVPFAVLAPQGKPRESALKIAKLFYEQRGVKSPEPTGGETGEKVENTRAFNPENGAQLTEPRPFNLMFRTFVGPTATDADVAYLRPETAQAIFAQFRNVVDSSRVKVPFGICQIGKAFRNEVTPKNFTFRSREFEQMELEFFIKPDEAIEILTGAPAQPWTEGADLSEPQPNWGWDLWHRYWVAQRTEYYNSIGLGTDVLDYYTQSADDLAHYARACTDILFKFPFGTDELEGVAARGEFDLSQHQKHSGKPQEYFDDELKAAAAKLTDEQKEALIQKRIAAEQAKTKGTPLTEAEVRTWFDRLFKGFYVPHVIEPSAGLDRLALAVLANAFLETEKVDEKGKKEVITVMRLHPRIAPIKVGVFPLLKNKPELVGKAREVYDLLKKHMNCFYDETASIGRRYARQDEAGTPFGVTIDFDTLGEKGDELKDTVTVRERDSNAQHRIKISELLGWLIERVR, translated from the coding sequence ATGCCCGAAGACAAGAAAGATACCGCCTCCATGGAAAAGCTCGTGAGCCTCTGCAAGCGCCGCGGCTTCATCTACCAGTCGAGCGAGATCTACGGCGGTATCGCGGGCTTCTGGGACTACGGCCCCCTGGGTTCGGAACTCAAGCGCAATCTGCGCGATACCTGGTGGCGCGCCATGACCCGTGAACGTGAAGATGTGGTCGGCCTCGACGCCACCATCATCATGCACCCCAACATCTGGAAGGCGAGCGGTCACGTGGATACCTTCAGCGACCCGATGAGCGACTGCCTTCTGACCAAGAAGCGCTTCCGCTCCGACCACGTCGATCTCCAGAGCGGCATGGTGTATCGCTTCACCGGCGCGACCGGTGCTGAGGACACGAAGAGCGATGTCCCCTTTGCCGTGCTCGCCCCCCAGGGCAAGCCGCGTGAGTCCGCGCTGAAAATCGCGAAGCTCTTTTACGAGCAGCGCGGTGTGAAGTCCCCGGAACCGACCGGCGGAGAGACCGGCGAGAAGGTGGAGAACACCCGTGCCTTCAACCCCGAGAACGGCGCGCAGCTCACCGAGCCGCGCCCCTTCAACTTGATGTTCCGCACCTTCGTGGGTCCGACCGCCACGGACGCGGATGTCGCCTATCTTCGTCCCGAAACCGCACAGGCCATCTTCGCGCAGTTCAGGAACGTGGTGGACAGCTCCCGCGTGAAGGTGCCCTTCGGCATCTGCCAGATCGGAAAGGCCTTCCGCAACGAAGTGACCCCGAAGAACTTCACCTTCCGCTCGCGTGAGTTCGAGCAGATGGAACTCGAGTTCTTCATCAAGCCGGACGAAGCGATTGAAATCCTCACCGGCGCTCCTGCACAGCCTTGGACTGAAGGCGCCGACCTCTCCGAGCCGCAGCCGAACTGGGGCTGGGACCTGTGGCACCGCTATTGGGTCGCCCAGCGCACCGAGTATTACAATTCCATCGGTCTCGGCACCGATGTGCTCGACTACTACACGCAGTCGGCGGACGACCTCGCGCACTACGCGCGTGCCTGCACGGACATCCTCTTCAAGTTCCCGTTCGGCACGGATGAACTGGAAGGCGTTGCCGCTCGTGGTGAATTCGACCTCAGCCAGCACCAGAAGCACAGTGGCAAGCCGCAGGAATACTTCGATGATGAACTGAAAGCCGCCGCTGCCAAGCTGACCGACGAGCAGAAGGAAGCTCTCATCCAGAAGCGCATCGCCGCCGAGCAGGCCAAGACCAAGGGCACACCACTCACCGAAGCAGAAGTGCGCACGTGGTTCGACCGCCTCTTCAAGGGCTTCTATGTGCCCCACGTCATCGAACCCTCCGCCGGTCTCGACCGCCTCGCGCTTGCCGTGCTGGCGAATGCTTTCTTGGAGACCGAGAAGGTCGATGAAAAGGGGAAGAAGGAAGTCATCACCGTGATGCGCCTGCATCCCCGCATCGCCCCCATCAAGGTGGGTGTGTTCCCGCTGCTGAAAAACAAGCCTGAACTCGTGGGCAAGGCTCGCGAAGTCTACGATCTGCTCAAGAAGCACATGAACTGTTTCTACGATGAGACAGCCAGCATCGGTCGCCGCTACGCCAGGCAGGACGAGGCAGGCACGCCTTTCGGTGTGACCATCGACTTCGACACCCTCGGCGAAAAAGGTGACGAACTGAAGGACACCGTCACCGTGCGCGAGCGTGACAGCAACGCCCAGCACCGCATCAAGATCAGCGAGCTCCTCGGCTGGCTGATCGAGCGCGTGCGGTAG
- a CDS encoding agmatine deiminase family protein codes for MSKASPSPHYMPAEWSPQEAVWLSWPCNPDSAPRTHEVLQDKFGEIAADISRFEKVRINAPAIAHHSIRLHIADHEGDLSMVELFDHPTNDVWCRDHGPIFVKDRASGALTITDWGFNAWGGKFPPFDLDNQVPARVAEAFKLPRVASDMILEGGSIEVNGAGVLITTEAVLLNKNRNPDWSKKQIEDEIKKNLGVSSIFWLGSGIEGDDTDGHIDDITRFIREDAVLTVVEKRDSDPNYKILEENRERLQDLRTEDGSRVEVLTIEMPEPLRPKKNWRLDRLPASYANFLIINGAVLVPIFGQKRNDNKALGIIRDCFPGREVIGILASDLVFEGGAIHCISQQQPTAKA; via the coding sequence ATGAGCAAAGCCTCCCCCAGTCCTCACTACATGCCTGCCGAATGGTCTCCTCAAGAGGCCGTGTGGCTTTCCTGGCCGTGTAATCCCGATAGCGCTCCGCGCACGCACGAAGTGCTGCAGGACAAGTTCGGTGAAATCGCAGCAGACATCTCGCGCTTTGAAAAGGTGCGCATCAATGCACCCGCCATCGCGCACCACAGCATCCGCCTGCACATCGCGGATCACGAGGGGGACTTGAGCATGGTGGAACTGTTCGACCATCCCACGAATGATGTGTGGTGCCGCGACCACGGCCCCATCTTCGTGAAGGACCGTGCGTCGGGTGCGCTCACCATCACCGACTGGGGATTCAACGCCTGGGGTGGCAAGTTCCCGCCATTCGACCTGGACAACCAGGTGCCTGCACGCGTTGCGGAAGCGTTCAAATTGCCCCGTGTTGCATCGGACATGATTCTCGAAGGCGGCTCCATCGAAGTGAACGGCGCCGGCGTGCTCATCACCACCGAAGCGGTCCTGCTGAACAAGAACCGTAATCCGGACTGGTCGAAGAAGCAGATCGAAGACGAGATTAAAAAGAACCTCGGCGTGTCCTCCATCTTCTGGCTGGGCAGCGGCATCGAGGGCGATGACACGGACGGTCACATCGATGACATCACGCGCTTCATCCGCGAAGACGCCGTGCTGACCGTGGTGGAAAAGCGCGACTCGGATCCGAACTACAAGATTCTGGAAGAGAATCGCGAGCGCCTGCAGGACCTCCGCACGGAGGACGGCAGCCGCGTGGAAGTGCTCACCATCGAAATGCCCGAGCCGCTGCGCCCGAAGAAGAACTGGCGCCTGGACCGCCTGCCGGCGAGCTATGCGAACTTCCTCATCATCAACGGAGCCGTGCTGGTGCCGATTTTTGGCCAGAAGCGCAATGATAACAAGGCCCTGGGCATCATCCGCGACTGCTTCCCCGGCCGCGAGGTGATCGGCATCCTGGCGAGTGATCTTGTATTCGAAGGCGGGGCGATCCATTGTATCTCCCAGCAGCAGCCGACCGCCAAGGCGTGA
- a CDS encoding carbon-nitrogen hydrolase yields MSSIINLGLIQTHATEDKADNLRRHIALIREAAKRGAHVVCLQELFLTPYFCKREETALFDLADPIPGDTTKQLGDLARELGVVIIASMFEKRAIGLYHNTAAIIDADGEYMGKFRKMHIPEDPGFNEKFYFTPGDLGYKVWDTKRGRLGVLVCWDQWYPEAARLTAMSGAQILFYPTAIGWLKSEKAELGKAQHTAWETVQRGHAVANGCYVAAVNRVGVEEETEFWGQSFVANPYGEIVAKASPSDEEILMVPCDIKAMEDFRRIWPFFRDRRIDSYSDLTKRWRDDG; encoded by the coding sequence ATGAGCAGCATCATCAATCTTGGCCTCATCCAGACGCATGCCACCGAGGACAAGGCGGACAACCTCCGCCGGCACATCGCCTTGATCCGCGAAGCCGCGAAGCGCGGCGCGCACGTGGTGTGTCTGCAGGAACTCTTCCTCACGCCCTACTTCTGCAAGCGTGAGGAGACCGCGCTCTTTGATCTCGCGGATCCCATTCCCGGTGACACCACGAAGCAGTTGGGCGATCTCGCGCGTGAACTCGGCGTGGTGATCATCGCCTCCATGTTTGAGAAGCGTGCCATCGGCCTGTATCACAACACCGCCGCCATCATCGATGCAGATGGAGAGTACATGGGCAAGTTCCGCAAGATGCACATCCCCGAGGATCCCGGATTCAATGAGAAGTTCTACTTCACGCCCGGCGACCTGGGTTACAAGGTGTGGGACACGAAGCGTGGCCGCCTCGGCGTGCTCGTGTGCTGGGACCAGTGGTACCCGGAAGCGGCCCGCCTCACCGCCATGAGCGGTGCGCAGATTCTTTTTTATCCTACCGCCATCGGCTGGCTGAAGAGCGAGAAGGCCGAGCTTGGCAAGGCCCAGCACACCGCCTGGGAAACCGTGCAGCGCGGTCATGCCGTGGCGAACGGATGCTACGTCGCCGCCGTGAACCGCGTGGGCGTGGAGGAGGAGACCGAGTTCTGGGGCCAGTCGTTTGTGGCGAATCCCTATGGTGAGATTGTCGCCAAGGCGTCACCCAGTGATGAGGAGATTCTCATGGTGCCCTGTGACATCAAGGCCATGGAGGACTTCCGCCGCATCTGGCCTTTCTTCCGCGATCGCCGCATCGATTCGTACAGCGACCTCACGAAGCGGTGGCGGGATGATGGGTGA